A stretch of Zymoseptoria tritici IPO323 chromosome 1, whole genome shotgun sequence DNA encodes these proteins:
- the IME2 gene encoding serine/threonine protein kinase, CMGC family, giving the protein MTVAYENMSYRGWSSGSHSAAVCLEDKFEIIKDIGDGSFGSVTLGRTRSAGAHLVRRNTLVAIKTMKKTFESFAQCMELREVIFLKTLPSHPHLVPAYDIFLDPLSKKLHIAMEHMDGNLYQLMKARDHKPLDESSVKSILFQILEGLEHIHDHSFFHRDIKPENILVSTSAHDIGSAFKRYSSLVTPPSTPPAYTIKIADFGLARETHSRVPYTTYVSTRWYRAPEVLLRAGEYSAPVDIWAIGAMAVEIATLKPLFPGGNEVDQVWRVCEVMGSPGAWVNKHGQKVGGGEWKEGIKLAQKLGFSFPKMAPHSLETVLPSPQWPASLANFITWCLMWDPKVRPTSRQALEHEYFQNALDPLAPKSSSRAQSRASVRHDSDLPTKTASWFRKSLGPRDAAPPAVPQHNSEPLATQQLPDPMESSPAPKVKPMAAKRATWAHGNANAAPMPILPSIRPISPLPDAITAHANARHTDQAPQEVSPSKKIGRQLSVNSQGNHYAEIHRQEAERALVGASALKSPTGSQRESFFSHLRKRARRLSGRNSGVITPSMDAMETSAGCVPWAANKQTTFDTHSIASAAADPSSDPNFAELDRALQSVRYSLDAAANATQQARKPTNRVVSNPSLKRHHSLPHGVDDKTQPNHRIPRRALKHATSSRYETPDEEEELLDEVMTSAHLAARRLDNEQLSRPPLPHVISEPVTVYTAPYLTPSHSKDQMSLDYVTQGPAPTKAVEIPPRRQPSNSKINPQWPTPPYDENDWAAAAAASIFATQRAYQ; this is encoded by the exons ATGACCGTCGCGTATGAGAACATGTCATACCGCGGCTGGTCCAGCGGTTCGCACTCTGCTGCCGTGTGCCTCGAGGACAAGTTTGAGATCATCAAGGACATTGGAGATGGCAGCTTCGGCAGTGTCACGCTTGGAAGGACGAGAAGCGCGGGCGCTCACCTCGTTCGACGGAACACATTG GTTGCCATCaagacgatgaagaagacttTTGAGAGCTTCGCGCAATGTATGGAATTACGCGAGGTCATCTTCCTCAAGACTCTTCCGAGCCATCCGCACCTGGTACCTGCATATGACATTTTCCTCGATCCGCTCAGCAAGAAGCTGCACATCGCGATGGAGCACATGGACGGCAACCTCTACCAATTGATGAAGGCTCGTGACCACAAGCCTTTGGACGAGTCCAGTGTCAAGAGCATCCTCTTTCAGATTCTCGAAGGCCTGGAGCACATCCACGACCACAGCTTCTTTCACCGCGATATCAAACCCGAGAACATCCTCGTATCCACATCAGCACACGACATAGGCAGCGCGTTCAAGCGATACTCATCACTGGTCACGCCTCCGTCAACGCCTCCTGCATACACGATCAAAATCGCCGACTTTGGTCTGGCACGAGAGACGCATTCGCGAGTCCCTTACACTACATACGTTTCGACACGGTGGTACAGAGCTCCCGAAGTTCTCCTCCGAGCGGGCGAGTATTCCGCTCCGGTCGATATCTGGGCCATTGGTGCAATGGCAGTGGAAATTGCTACGCTCAAGCCGCTCTTCCCGGGAGGAAACGAGGTGGACCAAGTCTGGCGAGTGTGCGAAGTGATGGGCAGTCCAGGCGCCTGGGTGAACAAGCATGGCCAGAAGGTGGGCGGTGGAGAATGGAAGGAGGGCATCAAGCTCGCTCAGAAGTTGGGCTTTTCTTTCCCGAAGATGGCTCCTCATTCTCTGGAGACTGTTCTGCCATCTCCTCAATGGCCTGCAAGTTTGGCAAATTTCATCACTTGGTGTTTGATGTGGGACCCGAAGGTCCGCCCTACTTCAAGGCAGGCATTGGAGCACGAGTACTTCCAGAACGCGCTTGATCCTCTGGCACCAAAGTCCAGCTCTCGCGCCCAATCCCGGGCATCGGTCAGGCACGACTCGGATCTACCTACCAAGACCGCCTCCTGGTTCAGGAAGTCGCTGGGTCCTCGCGATGCCGCACCTCCTGCGGTTCCTCAACACAATTCAGAGCCACTGGCGACACAACAATTGCCAGATCCGATGGAGTCGTCGCCGGCACCGAAAGTCAAGCCAATGGCTGCCAAGCGTGCAACATGGGCTCATGGAAATGCCAACGCGGCACCGATGCCTATACTGCCTTCCATTCGACCGATTTCGCCTCTTCCTGATGCCATCACTGCCCACGCAAATGCCAGACATACCGATCAAGCACCTCAAGAGGTCAGCCCCAGCAAGAAGATTGGCCGACAATTATCAGTCAACTCACAGGGCAATCACTACGCCGAAATTCACCGGCAGGAAGCTGAGCGTGCTCTGGTTGGCGCAAGCGCTCTCAAGTCACCGACTGGCAGCCAAAGAGAAAGCTTCTTCTCTCATCTGCGCAAGAGGGCGAGAAGACTTTCCGGCCGCAACTCAGGTGTCATCACACCTTCAATGGATGCTATGGAAACCAGCGCTGGGTGCGTTCCTTGGGCTGCTAACAAACAAACCACCTTCGACACCCACTCGATCGCGTCTGCCGCAGCCGATCCGTCATCAGACCCCAATTTCGCTGAGCTGGATCGTGCACTGCAAAGTGTACGATACAGCCTGGATGCCGCCGCGAACGCGACTCAACAAGCTAGGAAGCCTACGAACCGCGTAGTGAGCAACCCATCATTGAAGCGTCACCACTCGCTTCCTCACGGCGTAGACGACAAGACGCAACCCAACCACCGTATACCACGACGAGCACTGAAGCACGCCACGAGCAGCCGATACGAGACtcccgacgaagaagaggaacttcTCGACGAAGTCATGACCTCAGCGCATCTCGCCGCACGGCGTCTCGACAACGAGCAACTCTCCCGCCCACCATTACCACATGTCATCTCGGAGCCCGTCACCGTCTATACCGCACCTTATCTCACACCATCTCACTCCAAAGACCAGATGTCTTTGGACTACGTCACGCAAGGTCCAGCGCCTACCAAAGCTGTGGAGATTCCACCTCGCCGGCAACCATCCAACAGCAAAATCAATCCTCAATGGCCAACACCGCCATACGACGAGAACGATTgggccgccgccgcagcagcgAGCATCTTCGCTACTCAGCGCGCCTATCAATGA